From one Rhodovulum sp. ES.010 genomic stretch:
- the mobA gene encoding molybdenum cofactor guanylyltransferase MobA — protein MRIAGVILAGGEGRRMGGADKALIRLGGAPLLARVAARFGPQVDALALSANGPPRAYAAAGMPVLADTRPGGQGPLAGVLAGLDWAADAGADLLATVAVDTPFLPQDLVARLAEARARADAAVAFAESGGRRHPTAALWRVDLRSPLRTALAAGTRRMEAFVGARGAVPVTFAIGAVDPFFNVNTPDDLASAERYLAENAR, from the coding sequence ATGCGGATCGCCGGGGTGATCCTGGCCGGTGGAGAGGGGCGGCGGATGGGCGGCGCGGACAAGGCGCTGATCCGGCTTGGCGGCGCCCCCCTGCTCGCCCGTGTGGCGGCGCGGTTCGGCCCGCAGGTGGACGCGCTCGCCCTCAGTGCAAACGGGCCGCCCCGGGCCTATGCGGCGGCGGGGATGCCGGTGCTTGCCGATACGCGCCCCGGCGGGCAGGGGCCGCTTGCGGGCGTTCTCGCCGGGCTCGACTGGGCGGCGGACGCGGGGGCCGATCTGCTTGCCACGGTGGCGGTCGACACGCCGTTTCTGCCGCAAGATCTGGTGGCGCGGCTGGCCGAGGCGCGCGCGCGGGCCGACGCCGCGGTGGCGTTCGCGGAATCCGGCGGGCGGCGCCATCCCACGGCGGCGCTCTGGCGGGTGGACCTGCGCAGCCCGCTCCGCACGGCGCTGGCCGCCGGCACGCGCAGGATGGAGGCTTTCGTCGGGGCGCGGGGGGCGGTGCCGGTGACGTTTGCCATCGGCGCGGTGGACCCGTTCTTCAACGTGAACACTCCCGACGACCTGGCAAGCGCCGAACGGTATCTGGCCGAAAATGCGCGGTGA
- a CDS encoding DUF6173 family protein yields the protein MPDDDTPKARAVHADPDAPETAEQRPLPETVARKPVKRKSPAEWAYQRLILYLQNFEEQLDNEHEVAIGLTGGEPGVIRIEGIGYFDPDIITFYGTDGTGARTQLVQHVSQLNVMLRAMPRSTAEAAPRRIGFRLARELEDEDAGPDGA from the coding sequence ATGCCGGATGACGACACGCCGAAGGCCCGCGCGGTCCATGCCGACCCCGATGCGCCCGAGACGGCCGAACAGCGGCCCCTGCCGGAGACCGTGGCGCGCAAGCCGGTCAAGCGGAAGAGCCCGGCCGAATGGGCCTATCAGCGGCTGATCCTCTACCTGCAGAACTTCGAGGAGCAGCTCGACAACGAGCACGAGGTGGCGATCGGGCTGACCGGGGGCGAGCCCGGGGTGATCCGGATCGAGGGGATCGGCTATTTCGACCCCGATATCATCACCTTCTACGGCACGGACGGGACCGGCGCGCGCACCCAGCTCGTCCAGCATGTCAGCCAACTCAACGTCATGTTGCGGGCGATGCCGCGCAGCACGGCCGAGGCGGCGCCCCGCCGCATCGGCTTCCGCCTGGCCCGCGAGCTTGAGGACGAGGACGCAGGGCCGGACGGGGCGTGA
- a CDS encoding AzlC family ABC transporter permease, whose protein sequence is MSASTAKSQYWTGVRHGAPFMVVVGPFALLFGVVGTEAGLNLAEVMGFSVVVIAGASQFTAVQLMADEAPTLLVIVTALAVNLRMAMYSAALTPHLGAAPLWIRALAAYFLVDQTYALGQARFEARPEMTLSDRVAYYFGAVTPICPLWYAATLAGALIGEAIPPGYALDFAVPITFLAMVAPALRTLAHVAAAVVSVLVALLLAGLPYSLGVLVAGVAAMAAGAQVELWLGRRA, encoded by the coding sequence ATGTCCGCCTCCACCGCCAAATCGCAGTATTGGACCGGCGTGCGCCACGGCGCGCCGTTCATGGTGGTCGTGGGGCCCTTCGCCCTGCTGTTCGGCGTGGTGGGCACCGAGGCCGGCCTGAACCTGGCCGAGGTGATGGGCTTTTCGGTCGTCGTGATCGCCGGCGCCTCGCAGTTCACCGCGGTGCAACTGATGGCGGACGAGGCGCCGACGCTCCTGGTGATCGTCACGGCACTGGCGGTGAACCTGCGCATGGCGATGTATTCCGCCGCGCTGACGCCGCATCTGGGCGCCGCGCCGCTCTGGATACGCGCGCTCGCCGCCTATTTCCTGGTCGATCAGACCTACGCGCTCGGCCAGGCGCGGTTCGAGGCGCGCCCCGAGATGACCCTGTCCGACCGGGTCGCCTACTATTTCGGCGCGGTCACGCCGATCTGCCCGCTGTGGTATGCCGCGACCCTGGCCGGCGCGCTGATCGGCGAGGCGATCCCGCCGGGCTACGCGCTCGACTTCGCGGTGCCGATCACCTTCCTCGCGATGGTCGCCCCCGCGCTCCGCACGCTCGCCCATGTGGCCGCGGCGGTCGTCTCGGTGCTGGTGGCGCTGCTGCTGGCCGGGCTGCCCTACAGCCTGGGCGTGCTGGTCGCCGGGGTCGCGGCGATGGCGGCCGGCGCGCAGGTCGAACTGTGGCTGGGGCGGCGCGCATGA
- a CDS encoding AzlD domain-containing protein, with amino-acid sequence MTQSPLVIWLVILLLGIGTFLIRFSFIGLIGDRRLPAWLLRHLRYTPVAVLPALVTPLVVWPEATGGEPDPARMLAALATLGVGYATKNVLAAIGAGGVTLYGMLFLLG; translated from the coding sequence ATGACCCAGTCGCCGCTGGTGATATGGCTGGTCATCCTCCTGCTCGGGATCGGGACCTTCCTGATCCGGTTCTCGTTCATAGGGCTGATCGGCGACCGCCGCCTGCCCGCCTGGCTGCTGCGCCACCTGCGCTACACGCCCGTCGCAGTGCTCCCCGCCCTGGTGACGCCGCTTGTCGTCTGGCCCGAGGCGACCGGCGGCGAGCCCGACCCCGCGCGCATGCTGGCGGCGCTGGCCACGCTGGGCGTGGGCTACGCCACCAAGAACGTGCTGGCCGCGATCGGGGCGGGCGGGGTGACGCTTTACGGCATGCTGTTCCTGCTGGGCTGA